Within Candidatus Binataceae bacterium, the genomic segment GCACTTACGCCGGGGGGCCGACTCGTCGTGCAGGTGCCCTCGAATCACGAGGAGACCGCGCAGGCCACGCTGGGCGAACTCGCTGCCGACGCCAGTTGGCGCGACCTTGTCGGCGACCGCGAAACTCCGTCGCATGGCGTCGGAACCCCGGAAGATTATCGCACGATGCTCGAAGCAATCGGTTTCGTCGAAATCGATTGCTACTACCGCCAGTTCAACCATCCGATGGAGAGTCCCTCGGCGATTGTCGAGTTTTGCCGCGCGACCGCCCTGCGCCCGTTCCTCGAGCGCCTGCCCGATGATCGCCACGGCGAATTTATCGAGGAATTCACGCGTCGGCTCGAACGCGCCTACGGCACGCGCGGCCCTCTGATCTTTCCTTTTCGCCGGCTTTTCCTTTGGGCGCGTCGTCCACACTGAATCTGTGGTGGCCCGTCGCGAGAAGCTTCCGATCCTGATTGTTCACGGCGGCGCCGGCGGCCGCGCTGCGCCGGATGACCGCGCGGGTCGCCGGCGCGCGATGCTTGCCGCGATTGCAGCCGGCGCACGTCTTTTGCGCGACGGCGCTCATGCCCTCGACGCTGTAATCGCCGCGGTCACCACGCTCGAGGACGACCCGCTCTTCAATGCCGGCTACGGCTCGTGCCTGACGATCGACGGCCACGTTGAAATGGATGCGGGTGTTGCGGTCGCCGAGTCCGCGAACCACGAATCAAGAAGTCGCGCCGCTCCCCGCTCAGGCGGCGTGGTGCTGATCAGCCGCATGCGCAATCCGATTCTGCTGGCGCGCGCCGTGATGGAGCGCACGCCTCATCTGCTCCTCGGCGGCGCAGGCGCCGAGCGTATCGCCCGCTCGGCGGGGCTGCGGCTGTGCAGCCGCGCGTCGCTGATCGCGCCGCAGGCGCTCGCGCGATGGCGCGCGCGGCGTCACCAAGCCGGCCCCACCGACTCGCACGGCACCGTCGGTGCGGTCGCGCTCGACGTCTCCGGCAATCTCGCCGCCGCGACTTCTACCGGCGGCGTCGCTGGTAAAGTCCCGGGCCGCATCGGCGACTCCGCGATTCTCGGCGCCGGTCTCTACGCCGATCGCCACGGCGCAGCTTCCGCCACCGGCAACGGCGAGTCGATTCTGCGCGCCGCGCTCTGCCGCGAGGCGGTCGCGCGACTCGACCGCCGTTCGGCCGCCGAGGTCGCCGCCAACGTAATCTCGCACATGAGTCGGGACTGCGCCGGCGAGGCCGGCATCATCCTCGTTGACGCTCGCGGACGCTTCGGCACCGCGCATAACGCCGCCGCGATGGAAATCGCAACCTTCGATCCCGCGGGCGGAACGCACTATCTGCTCGCGCGGCGCGTCGACAAATCGCGGCGACCCGCATGAGCCTTCCTCGGGGCGTTCGTCTCGCCGCACCCTTTCTAATCGCAATTGTCCTGCTCGCCCCGGGCCTCTCAGCGCCCTTTGCCAAGGACGCCGAGCCCCAGTCCGCACAGTGGATCGCCGACATCGTGGATCACGGCCACTGGCTCCTGCCGGTGGATTATTATGGTTTCGTCAATCGCAAGCCGCCGCTGTACTACTGGCTGTCGGCCCTTGCTTCCGATCTGAGCGGCAAGCCCGTCGACGAGACGCGCGCGCGCCTGGTCTCCCTGATCGCCGGCGCCGCGCTCGCGACGATCGTCTTCGACTGGACCGCTGCGCTGCTCGGTGCCGCGACCGGATGGCTTGCCTTCGCCTTTCTGCTCGGCAGCTACGGCTTTGCGTCACGCGCGACGACTGCATTGACCGACATGCTGATGACGACGCTTTTGTTCGCCATCTGGTGCGCAATCTTTCCAGCGCTCGACGATTCTCCGTCGTGGTCAGGCACCCTCGTTGCCGGGGTGCTGCTGGGGCTCGCGATTCTCACCAAGGGTCCCGTAGTAGTGGTCATTCTGGGCCTCGCGCTCGTGCTTTATCTCCTGATGGTGCGCCGCAATCCGTTCGAGCTTGCGCGGCGCCGATGGCCTTGGGCGATGCTCGCGCTGGCAGTTGCGATCGCCGCGGCCTGGTACGTTCCGGCGCTGGCGGCCCATCGCGGCAATGAAGTCGCGGCCCTGTTTGTCAGCGAGAACTTCGGTCATTTTATGCCGTCGAGCATGGGCGGAACCGGCGAGGCCGCACGCCCCTTCTATTACATTGTGATGCGTCTTTGGGGCGGGATGTTGCCGCTGAGCATTCTGTTTCCGGCGCTCGTGGCCGCCTGCGTGCGCAGCGATTTTGATCCCGCCGCGCGCGCGCCGCTTCGCTTTCAACTCGCGATGGCGCTCGCGGTCCTGCTCTTGTTCTCCGCCGCCAACGCCAAGCGCGACGACTACATTCTGCCCGCCATCCCGTCGCTCGCGATTCTGCTCGCCGCCCTGTTCACCCATTTGCGAACCGACTCGAAGCGGCGCGCAATCACGCGTTGCCTGCGCGATCTCACAACCGTGACGATCGCCGCTGCGATGGCGATCGGAATAATCTTCGCCATAATCGCGGCTACATCGCTGTTGTCACCGAACGCCGGCGATCACGCATGGCTGACGCGCTTGCAATCCAGCGACGCCTCCTACGCGGCAATTTTTGTCGCCGGCATCGCCCACTGGAGATGGCCCTTCGTGGCGTTCGAGGCAGCGGTCCTTGCGGGTGCAGTCACGGTGATCGTCGGTCTACAGCGGCGAACCCCGCTCGTAGCCGGCATCGGGCTGGCGATCACCACCTTAGCCGCTTCGCTTCTCTGGACCGCGGTCGTGCGACCGGCCGAGATGCGCACTCGCAGCCTCGTCGATTTCGCGCCCGCGGTTCGCATGAGGATCGGCTCGGCGCCTGTCTACGTTGCCTACTTCGATCCCGAGTTTGCCTGGTATTACGGGCGCGAGGCGCCACCCCTGCCTCACGCTATCGCCCGCCGCGGCGCGCCCTCACGCGACCCGGTATATCTGGTCGCGCGGCCGCGGGAACTCTTGCGGCTAGCGCCGCAAGTGCGCGCAAGCTTGCAGGTACTCATGCGGGCAGATCTCTCCGGCGGAGGGGGAACACCCGCGCTCTACGAGATTCCGCAAATCACCGCGCCGCCCGATTTGAAACCGCCGCGCAAGCGGCTAAGTAATCACTGGGCGAACTAGCGGAGCTATGCGACGATGGCGAAGGGAGGCGAAACCTATCCTGAACGTGCGATCAGCTTCATCCTGCGGCTAATGGTCTCGCTGATCATCCCGGTTTGGGGACTGATCATGCTTCGTTCTGGGGTTGAAGCACGGCGCGGCTTGGTGGATTGCGTCGGGCGCCGTCGTGTTTGCAATCGGCGCAATCTACTTCTGCGGCAGCTCGATCATCGCGCCCTTCCTACTAGGCAGCCGCCATCCCAGCTAGCGCGGACGCGCCTTCATCTGGAATTTGCCGATCCTCATAGGCTGGGCTAGTCTGATCTCGGATGCCGATTTACGAGTATGAATGCCTGGCGTGCGGCGCTCTCAGCTCTCATATCGTGATGGGCGCGCGACGCGTTGTGCGCCCCGCCTGCGGCAACTGCGAGTCGAAGCGCACGCGGCGCGTGATGTCCTCCTTCGCGGTGCACGCCACCGAGACCTCGCGGCTCAACAGCTTCGACACCAGCGCCCCACGCGGTGAGTCCTATTATCGTGACTCTCGCAACGTCGGTCTCTGGGCCAAGAAGCGGGCCAAAGAAATGGGGGTGGATCTGGGGCCCAAGTTTGACGCCACCGTTGAGAAGGCGCGCAGCGGCAAACTGATCAACGACATGATTTGAGGATTCGCCGGAAGACTATGGAACGAACATGAGCGACGATAAATTTGGCGACAAGTTGCACGATGTCGAAAAAGCCCGCGAGGATCAGTGGGCGCGCGAAGAGGATAAGCGCCTCCTCGAACGAATGCGTCAAAAAGCGGCGACGCCCACTTGTCCGCAATGTCACACCTTGCTGGTCAGCCGTCAGGAGGGCGCATTCACTATCATGGCCTGCCAGGACGGCCACGGCGCCTGGCTCGATCACGACGCCCTGCAAGGTCTAATCCATGCACGCTGACCGCAGTCGCCTCTAGGTTCCGCGTGACTCGTGTGAGTACTAACTGATGTATTTCGACTATGGCGTGGTGCTCGCTCTGACGATCGTCGGGTTTGCCTTAATGGCGGCGATGATCGGCCTGCAAAAGCTGCTCGCCCCCAGCAACCCGTTCGCGCGCAAGCTGATGCCGTATGAATGCGGCGAGCCGCCCACCGGTAATGCCTGGATTAACTTCAACGTCCGCTTCTACCTCATCGCGCTGGTCTTCGTAATCTTCGAGGTCGAGGTCGCTTTCATCTATCCCGTCGCTGCTGTCTACCTCGACTGGGTGCGGCACGGCCAGCGGCTTTTCGCACTCGGCGAGATAATGATCTTTCTTTTGATCCTCTTCGTCGGTCTCATTTACGTCTGGGTCAAGCGGGATCTGGAATGGGTAAAGCAAGTTCCGGACTGAGGCACAGCCCAGGAGACAACATCAATGCCGTTGCTTAATACACTGCCCGATTATGTATTGACTACCAAGACTGACGAGCTAATCAACTGGATGCGCAAATCCAGCCTCTGGTACATGCTCTTTGGGCTCGCCTGTTGCGCGATCGAATTGATGCAAACCGGGGGGCCCCGTTCGGATATCGAACGCTTCGGCGCGACCCCGCGTGCCTCTGCGCGCCAGTCCGATCTGATGATCATCGCGGGCACCCTGACGCTCAAGATGGCCCTGCGCACCCGCCTGCTCTACGATCAGATGCCCGATCCCAAATACATCATCTCGATGGGTAGCTGCTCGAATTGCGGCGGCCTGTTTCAGCTCGCCTACTCGGTCTGCGACGGCGTCGATAAAGTCTTACCCGTCGATGTTTACGTCCCCGGATGCCCGCCGCGTCCGGAAGCGCTGACGGAGGGTCTCCTCAAGCTCCAGGAGAAGATCATGACCGAGCGCTGGCTGGCGCGCGAAAGTAAACCGGTCCTTGTCGCGCAGGCTTGATAACGCACGATTGGTAGCGCATGTTGGAACCGCTCAAAATCCTTGCGCTCGTTGGCGAACGTTTTCCCGGCAAGCTGCTCGAGGTCGTTGAAGGTAAGTTCGACCCGTTCGCCGTCGTCGAACCCGCCGCGATCGTCGAAATCGCACGATTTCTGCACGACGACCCGGTCTGCGCGATGGATTGCCTCAGTAATGAGACCGGAGTCGATTACAAGGATCGGATCGAGGTTGTCTATCATCTGTTCTCGTATACCCATCGGCACGGTTGTGTTATGAAGGTCAAATTGCCGCGCGAGAATCCCGCCGTTGCGACGGTTGAGGAAGTCTGGCGCGCCGCCAACTGGATGGAGCGCGAAATCTACGATCTGCTCGGCGTCACCTTCGACGGCCATAGCGATCTGCGCCGCATCCTGATGCCCGAGGATTGGCCCGGCTATCCGCTGCGCAAGGACTTCGTTGAGCCCGCCGAATATCATGGTATTTCGACCGTGCGCGAAAGTCCGATTATCCGGCTTGACCAGCAGAAAAAAATCGGCGGTCACGCCGCTTAGTAACTGAAGTAGGTATTAGCTATAGAGTAATCGCTCGAACCATTATGTCTGCCTTTCACACTGAGGAAATGACTCTCAACATGGGTCCGCAGCACCCGTCGACGCACGGCGTGTTGCGCTTCGTGATCAAGGCCGATGGCGAGGTCATGCGCGAGGCGATCCCGGATGTCGGCTATCTCCATCGGTCGATCGAGAAAATCGCCGAGAAAGTCGGCTATCACGGCTTCATGCCCTACACCGACCGCGTAGATTATGTTTGCGCGATGTTTACCAATCAGGGTTGGGCGATGGCCTGCGAGAAGCTCGCCAACGTCACCGTGCCGCGGCGCGGCGAGTATTGCCGCGTCGTCGCCGCCGAGTTCAATCGCCTCGCTTCGCATCTGTTGACCGTCGGCCTGATGGGCATGGACATCGGCGCAATGACGCCGTTTCTGCACGCCCTGCGCGAGCGCGAAATGATCAACGATCTCATCGAGGAACTCTGCGGCGCTCGTCTCACTTTCAACTATATGCGTATCGGCGGAGTCGCCTGGGACCTTCCCCCCGGATGGCGCGAGAAGGCGCTCGCCTACCTCGATCATCTCGCTCCGATCCTCGACGAATTCAACTCGCTCTTCTCCTACAACAAAATCTGTATCGAGCGCCTCGCGAATGTCGCCCCGATCAGCGCCGCCGACGCAATCAATTACAATCTGGTCGGTCCTAATCTCCGCGCCTCCGGCGTCAACTGGGATGTGCGCCGCGATCTTCCCTACTCAGTCTATTCCGAACTTGAGTTCGAGGTGCCTCTAGGCGCCGGCGAGTGGGGTAGTCAGGGCGACGCCATGGATCGCTACATGATGCGTATTCGCGAAATGGTGCAGTCGTCGCGAATCCTGCGCCAGGCCCTCGCCCAGATGCCCGACGGTCCTGTGCTCGGCAAGGTGGTGCGCAATTTCAAACCCGCGGCCGGCGAGTGTCAGGTACGGGTCGAAAGCGCGCGCGGCGATCAGGGCTGGTATGTCGTCAGCGACGGCACCGCCTTTCCGCAGCGCGTGCATGTGCGCACCGGCTCTTTCGCCGCGATGGGCATGATTCAAAAACTCAGTCGCGGCCTGATGATCGCCGACTTGGTCGTTCTCATCGCCAGCCTCGACGTCATCGCGCCGGAAATCGATCGCTGACCTATGCAACTCTGGCTCGATAGTTTAATCGCGCACGGTGTTTTTGGGCCGCACCCCTCGCACGAGTGGGTATATACTATCGCGATCACGATCGCCTGCGCGCTAGTTCTGATGCTCGTCGCGCTGCCATTCGCCTCCATTGTCACCTGGGTGGAGCGTCGCGTGTGGGCGCGCATCCAGTCGCGTATCGGCCCTAATCGAGTCGGGCCCAACGGCTTCCTGCAATGGCTCGCCGACGGCGTCAAGCACGTCTGCAAGGAGGATTTGATTCCCTCCGAGGCCGACGCCCGCCTCTTCAAACTCGCGCCCTATCTGGTCGTTCTCGCCTTCATTCTACCCTGGGCGGTGATGCCCTTTTCCTCCGGACTGATTTTGGCGGATCTCAATATCGGTATTCTTTATATTACTGCGGTCCCAGCCCTGACGGTTGTCGGCATCCTCATGGGCGGATGGGCGTCGAATAATAAGTGGTCGCTGATAGGTGGAATCCGTTCTGCCGCTCAAATCATCAGTTACGAGATTCCGGCAGG encodes:
- a CDS encoding zf-TFIIB domain-containing protein; protein product: MSDDKFGDKLHDVEKAREDQWAREEDKRLLERMRQKAATPTCPQCHTLLVSRQEGAFTIMACQDGHGAWLDHDALQGLIHAR
- a CDS encoding NADH-quinone oxidoreductase subunit C is translated as MLEPLKILALVGERFPGKLLEVVEGKFDPFAVVEPAAIVEIARFLHDDPVCAMDCLSNETGVDYKDRIEVVYHLFSYTHRHGCVMKVKLPRENPAVATVEEVWRAANWMEREIYDLLGVTFDGHSDLRRILMPEDWPGYPLRKDFVEPAEYHGISTVRESPIIRLDQQKKIGGHAA
- a CDS encoding isoaspartyl peptidase/L-asparaginase, which translates into the protein MARREKLPILIVHGGAGGRAAPDDRAGRRRAMLAAIAAGARLLRDGAHALDAVIAAVTTLEDDPLFNAGYGSCLTIDGHVEMDAGVAVAESANHESRSRAAPRSGGVVLISRMRNPILLARAVMERTPHLLLGGAGAERIARSAGLRLCSRASLIAPQALARWRARRHQAGPTDSHGTVGAVALDVSGNLAAATSTGGVAGKVPGRIGDSAILGAGLYADRHGAASATGNGESILRAALCREAVARLDRRSAAEVAANVISHMSRDCAGEAGIILVDARGRFGTAHNAAAMEIATFDPAGGTHYLLARRVDKSRRPA
- a CDS encoding NADH-quinone oxidoreductase subunit A: MYFDYGVVLALTIVGFALMAAMIGLQKLLAPSNPFARKLMPYECGEPPTGNAWINFNVRFYLIALVFVIFEVEVAFIYPVAAVYLDWVRHGQRLFALGEIMIFLLILFVGLIYVWVKRDLEWVKQVPD
- a CDS encoding methyltransferase domain-containing protein, which translates into the protein MADWDPALYNRFQDYRAEPVAWILARLPLEPADLVVDFGCGTGENTIELARRVTRGRATGIDSSPAMIARAEQLRATLEPDLRDRVHFVAGDFRTAAADRAWSIVFSNAALQWAANHRDLLTRWFRALTPGGRLVVQVPSNHEETAQATLGELAADASWRDLVGDRETPSHGVGTPEDYRTMLEAIGFVEIDCYYRQFNHPMESPSAIVEFCRATALRPFLERLPDDRHGEFIEEFTRRLERAYGTRGPLIFPFRRLFLWARRPH
- a CDS encoding zinc ribbon domain-containing protein yields the protein MPIYEYECLACGALSSHIVMGARRVVRPACGNCESKRTRRVMSSFAVHATETSRLNSFDTSAPRGESYYRDSRNVGLWAKKRAKEMGVDLGPKFDATVEKARSGKLINDMI
- a CDS encoding NADPH-quinone oxidoreductase, which gives rise to MTLNMGPQHPSTHGVLRFVIKADGEVMREAIPDVGYLHRSIEKIAEKVGYHGFMPYTDRVDYVCAMFTNQGWAMACEKLANVTVPRRGEYCRVVAAEFNRLASHLLTVGLMGMDIGAMTPFLHALREREMINDLIEELCGARLTFNYMRIGGVAWDLPPGWREKALAYLDHLAPILDEFNSLFSYNKICIERLANVAPISAADAINYNLVGPNLRASGVNWDVRRDLPYSVYSELEFEVPLGAGEWGSQGDAMDRYMMRIREMVQSSRILRQALAQMPDGPVLGKVVRNFKPAAGECQVRVESARGDQGWYVVSDGTAFPQRVHVRTGSFAAMGMIQKLSRGLMIADLVVLIASLDVIAPEIDR
- the nuoB gene encoding NADH-quinone oxidoreductase subunit NuoB, which produces MPLLNTLPDYVLTTKTDELINWMRKSSLWYMLFGLACCAIELMQTGGPRSDIERFGATPRASARQSDLMIIAGTLTLKMALRTRLLYDQMPDPKYIISMGSCSNCGGLFQLAYSVCDGVDKVLPVDVYVPGCPPRPEALTEGLLKLQEKIMTERWLARESKPVLVAQA
- a CDS encoding glycosyltransferase family 39 protein, whose protein sequence is MSLPRGVRLAAPFLIAIVLLAPGLSAPFAKDAEPQSAQWIADIVDHGHWLLPVDYYGFVNRKPPLYYWLSALASDLSGKPVDETRARLVSLIAGAALATIVFDWTAALLGAATGWLAFAFLLGSYGFASRATTALTDMLMTTLLFAIWCAIFPALDDSPSWSGTLVAGVLLGLAILTKGPVVVVILGLALVLYLLMVRRNPFELARRRWPWAMLALAVAIAAAWYVPALAAHRGNEVAALFVSENFGHFMPSSMGGTGEAARPFYYIVMRLWGGMLPLSILFPALVAACVRSDFDPAARAPLRFQLAMALAVLLLFSAANAKRDDYILPAIPSLAILLAALFTHLRTDSKRRAITRCLRDLTTVTIAAAMAIGIIFAIIAATSLLSPNAGDHAWLTRLQSSDASYAAIFVAGIAHWRWPFVAFEAAVLAGAVTVIVGLQRRTPLVAGIGLAITTLAASLLWTAVVRPAEMRTRSLVDFAPAVRMRIGSAPVYVAYFDPEFAWYYGREAPPLPHAIARRGAPSRDPVYLVARPRELLRLAPQVRASLQVLMRADLSGGGGTPALYEIPQITAPPDLKPPRKRLSNHWAN